A single Dreissena polymorpha isolate Duluth1 chromosome 14, UMN_Dpol_1.0, whole genome shotgun sequence DNA region contains:
- the LOC127858822 gene encoding uncharacterized protein LOC127858822, translated as MDAHFITKMKLHYCVSVALTVMSTIPIIATEGNPISGKNWTEDSIISLFRSYGETFCSETEVCGNNRSTRVRSLNNSEWIPCCDDCYCDDDCEFYNDCCFKSVYSTFRHENEECLYPLSNQNIDIKVDVAFYMLTTCNKTINCYELQQNPWGPLLPVFSPSRQKIYINKNCAACNGVQDGKEWGSYIVLQNSNASDIDTILSALRFRTFAANCHAFFTYPYDDVYMLRKLQCYKKALVDSCPKKPALGINSLQYLRQFNIDQNSIAELCSSSFHSVYVHILRINYYFKNVFCFICNHDKLPNKKCPLDSKYPAKGHSNQKFITFMKWMDTVSDVDALPFSANEEKNKIKNRVIHCPVGQKRNLMGECIFALPEWPALTVGFFVKLIIAEPIRLPNETSKEDIQQFFEAIEFYIETSMNIEIVSEYAYFVTESDSVIIDYFAIVFQASRDITPSVLMSQINQFLKSKWLVQFNNTSILCKQELMSQSVRSLSHLHEIQTKYDLKFLERSYNLVIIDNRRPSYRKMKMNGMLLIGKIFFCSLVEFAEDEILMYDGYLIYIAEYAKYFGDMEFVTTIDFTGKGTFKVCWYDTLFKDFKQSVSDSRAIHATYQITFMCTISCMIYLALYYYN; from the exons ATGGACGctcattttattacaaaaatgaaaTTGCATTACTGCGTTTCGGTTGCCTTAACCGTTATGTCAACAATTCCAATCATTGCGACTGAAGGAAATCCCATAAGCGGGAAAAACTGGACCGAAGATAGCATTATATCCCTGTTTCGCTCTTATGGTGAAACCTTCTGCTCTGAAACTGAAGTGTGTGGCAACAACAGATCAACTCGAGTCAGATCTCTGAATAATTCAGAATGGATACCTTGTTGTGATg ATTGCTATTGCGACGATGACTGTGAGTTCTACAATGACTGCTGTTTCAAAAGCGTGTACTCTACATTTCGGCATGAGAATGAAGAGTGTTTATATCCATTGTCAaatcaaaatattgacataaaagtCGACGTAGCGTTTTACATGTTGACGACTTGCAACAAAACTATAAACTGTTATGAACTTCAGCAAAATCCCTGGGGTCCTCTCCTGCCAGTATTTTCGCCCAGTCGccagaaaatatacataaataagaATTGCGCAGCATGCAATGGGGTTCAGGACGGCAAAGAGTGGGGTTCTTACATAGTGTTACAAAATTCTAATGCGTCTGATATAGATACAATACTCTCCGCCTTAAGATTCAGAACTTTTGCAGCAAACTGCCATGCGTTTTTCACATACCCTTACGACGATGTGTACATGTTAAGAAAGTTACAATGCTATAAAAAAGCTCTGGTAGACTCATGTCCGAAAAAACCTGCTCTGGGAATCAACAGTTTGCAATACCTTCGTCAATTTAATATAGATCAAAACAGTATTGCCGAATTATGTTCGAGTTCGTTTCATTCTGTTTATGTTCATATCTTGCGTATTAACTATTATTTTAAAAACGTATTCTGCTTCATCTGCAACCATGATAAGTTACCAAACAAAAAGTGTCCTTTGGATTCCAAATATCCTGCTAAAGGTCATTCAAATCAAAAGTTCATAACCTTTATGAAATGGATGGACACCGTTTCTGATGTGGATGCATTGCCATTTTCAGCTAATGAAGAAAAg AACAAGATCAAAAACAGGGTGATTCATTGCCCTGTCGGACAAAAACGCAACCTCATGGGTGAGTGCATTTTTGCACTACCAGAATGGCCCGCACTAACGGTTGGGTTTTTCGTAAAACTGATTATAGCTGAGCCGATTCGTTTACCAAATGAAACGTCCAAGGAAGATATTCAACAATTCTTCGAGGCCATTGAATTTTACATTGAGACATCGATGAACATTGAAATTGTATCTGAGTACGCCTACTTTGTTACGGAATCAGATTCTGTCATCATAGACTATTTTGCTATCGTATTTCAAGCATCAAGAGACATCACTCCATCCGTATTGATGAGTCAAATAAACCAGTTTCTTAAATCAAAATGGCTCGTCCAATTTAACAATACATCGATACTATGTAAACAAGAACTTATGTCCCAAAGTGTTCGAAGTTTGTCTCACCttcatgaaatacaaacaaagtaCGATCTCAAATTTCTAGAAAGATCGTATAACTTAGTAATTATTGACAATCGGAGACCGAGCTACAGGAAAATGAAGATGAATGGAATGCTGCTTATAGGTAAAATATTTTTCTGTTCTTTGGTTGAATTTGCTGAAGATGAAATTTTAATGTATGATGGATATTTGATATACATCGCAGAGTATGCAAAGTATTTTGGCGACATGGAATTTGTGACCACCATCGATTTCACTGGTAAAGGTACATTCAAAGTGTGTTGGTATGACACACTATTCAAAGATTTTAAACAATCTGTTTCGGATAGCAGGGCCATACACGCGACCTATCAAATCACGTTTATGTGCACAATTTCGTGTATGATATACCTTGCACTTTATTACTACAACTGA